In Pasteurella dagmatis, the sequence ATGAAACCAGACCTGTCTTCTCTCTGGCAGCAATGCCTTTTACAGCTTCAAGACCAAATTTCACTAACAGATTTTAGTACGTGGTTACGTCCTTTGCAGGCCGATTTTAATACGCCAAATAGTATTATTTTATATGCTTCTAATGTTTTCATTAAACAGAAAGTGGATGAAAGCTATCTAGAACAATTAACTAAGATCGCACAAGAATTGAGTGGTAATAGTGACTTAGTCGTACAGGTTAGAGTGGGGGTGAAACCTGAGGAAAAAACTGTTCAACAAGGTATTAATCAAACAGCAGTAACAGAGGATAAAGTAGGAAGCAAGCCACAGATGGTAGTGCGTTCTTATTTGAACCCAAAACATGTGTTTGAAAACTTTGTAGAAGGTAAATCAAACCAATTAGCTCGTGCAGTGGCGCAAAAAGTGGCTGATAATCCAGGGGAAACAAGCTCAAATCCGCTTTTTCTTTATGGTGGTACAGGTTTAGGTAAAACTCACTTATTACATGCAATAGGTAACGGTATCTTAGCTAATAAACCGAATGCGAGAGTGCTTTACATCCATGCAAATAACTTTATTCAACAGCTTATCAATGCGATTCGTGATAATAAAATGGATGAATTTAAAAAATTCTACCGCTCTTTAGATGCATTGTTAGTAGATGATATTCAATTCTTTGCGGAAAAAGAAAAAACGCAAGAGGAGTTTTTCCATATTTTCAATAATTTATTTGATGCTGGTCGTCAGATTATTTTGACATCGGATCGTTATCCGAAAGAAATTGAAAAGTTAGAAGAGCGCCTAAAATCACGCTTTGGTTGGGGATTAACAACAGCAATTGAGCCACCTGAACTTGAAACTCGTGTAGCAATTTTATTGAAGAAAGCGGAAGAGAAAAATATTCATTTACCTGAAGAAGTAGCCTTTTTTATTGGTCAGAAACTACGTACTAATGTGCGCGATTTA encodes:
- the dnaA gene encoding chromosomal replication initiator protein DnaA, which gives rise to MKPDLSSLWQQCLLQLQDQISLTDFSTWLRPLQADFNTPNSIILYASNVFIKQKVDESYLEQLTKIAQELSGNSDLVVQVRVGVKPEEKTVQQGINQTAVTEDKVGSKPQMVVRSYLNPKHVFENFVEGKSNQLARAVAQKVADNPGETSSNPLFLYGGTGLGKTHLLHAIGNGILANKPNARVLYIHANNFIQQLINAIRDNKMDEFKKFYRSLDALLVDDIQFFAEKEKTQEEFFHIFNNLFDAGRQIILTSDRYPKEIEKLEERLKSRFGWGLTTAIEPPELETRVAILLKKAEEKNIHLPEEVAFFIGQKLRTNVRDLEGALNRVGANAEFMGAPITIDFVRETLKDMLALQDKLITVENIQKTVAEYYRIKVSDLKGKSRSRSIARPRQLAMALSKELTNRSLPEIGKSFGDKDHTTVLHACRKIAELREQEHSLEEDWSNLIRTLSV